The sequence ATGGTATACCTGTTTGTATCGTTTCCGCGGAAGCTTTTTTCCCTATTTCGAATACCTGCACAGGTTCTTACACGGTCGAAGCAATTAATCAACTTATACGGTTGCTGCACGCTTGGAAAAAATCTTCGAAATACGTTTCAAGTTTCGAATATCGCGTTAGAATTGTCAAAGTTgagattaatttatatagtaataataattaatagtaatttataacTCGAAAGGTAAAAATAACGATCATCGCGGTGCATTCACAGCGATCAAACGTTCCAAATCGATAAACGCGTACCTTCAAATATCTAAAATCTACTGGGATACGAAGATATCCCCTCGGAGACGATTCGAGTCGTCTTGTTGGTTACGCGATAAAGCATCGTCCAATCGATATTCGACAAGCATTCGTCTCTAAACTCGTCGTAGCAGCTTCTGTTCCATCGAATAAGACGATTTCAATGGCACGATCGTTTATTAATCATTAGGAGGGCGCGTAAACGCAGAAGCGCGACGGCGAGAATAGACAATGGACGCGTAGGCAAGTTACCTACCTGAAGAAATCCTCTCTGCAGAACAGCTTCGCTTCCCTGGAGAAACACTTGTCCTGTAACGTGGTTCTGCAATCGAAGCAGCGGACACACTCGACGTGCCATGCTCGGTCCAAAACATTCAGCAGGTACTGATCCATAATTGGTTTCTCGCATCCTGCACATGACAGGATCATCGCCAGACCACGTCTCCCTGcttcgaaaagaaagagagcaTCTGTGAATACAGAGGATTTAACGAGATCGGTTAACGTGGTTAACGTTCAAATAAATACTAGATGTATGGGAACgggatttttaataattcattcgtATTGGATTTGGCCGCGGCGAGCGTTCATTTTCTCGAATTTAGCGAATTTACGTCGTTGGCAAAACGCGGCGGCATTGGACAGAAAAATACCGGTACAGGTGAAAACGTCGAGCACCGGGAAAAGTTGATGGAACGGGCGCTGCTGCGACCTGACGAGGCGTTTTAATTTCGCGCACGTTCGAACGCCCGCGTCATCGTCCGAAAAACGAAACGTggaaaacgaggaaatttCTGCGACACCGTGTTTCAACTGGCATTCagtctgtgtgtgtgtgtgtgtatgttaTCAGAGTACATACCCTACTTTGATGTTACGCGTCGttgcgaaattaaaaaaaagaaaaaaataaaaaagaaggaaaaacaaaCACATTTGGAACATCGAGCGTTTCTTTCGACGcgaaattcgagaaaatttctCACGGTAGAAAAGTTCGATCAGCGGCGTGGACATTTTAATCGGAGGAACGTTGGAGGATCGTGGAAGAAAACGGGACACGCGCAGTATCGGTTTAAAACGTTCTCGATTATAGATTCCGTGGCGAAAGAAAATCGGCCGTACTTGCTATGGCTGCGCACGTGCATAACAAACTGCGCGTTATACAGCGACGCTTTTTGTCATTCGAACGTTTTGATTACCGCGCACAGCTTACCGAACTGTACGAAAGGCAACGAAGAAGCAAGCCGCAACACGGTGCAACCTCCTCGTCGTTGGTATCGACATAGCCTTATCTACATCTCGCACAAACGACTCGTATTTCCTGacgagtaaaataataaataagactCGAAGACGATCGGTAACAATATGCCACGACGATAgagtaaaaagataaaaagaacgataaggaaaaagaagcttgtcgtatcgtatcgtaagTTGGTAAAACGCCATTGTCCGGAgacaaatttctttgaaagagaaaacggCAGAAAATGATGGGAAAGTTAAATAACACGATGTTGACGATGTACGGCGACGATATCCGAAGGAACAACGTAATCTGTTATGCCATCAAATTTAATGATCGCGCTTGTATCTTTATAGTATCATAATTGTTTGTCAATAGCCACGGAGCGAGCGTATCGTTGGCCGAACGAGGCGCTCGATGATTACAATTCGTTGTTAATTAACATTGGCGGACGAGATTGCCCtctattacattttcttcgcCTACTTCGTTTGCCCGTTTCTATCTTCGTCTATTTGGTTGGGTGCCACGTAGCCCTCCTCTTCTCTCGTACCGGCGACCTctgacttcttttttcgccaTTGCTGAACCCTCTAGGGGGTTCgctcctctctttttttcgcgGTTTCCGCCAATGGGCGGAGTTCCTCCCTGCCGGCGGGGTTGTCAACCTAGCAACCCTTCTCCCACCCCTTAAGGTCTGACCTTGCGCATCTCATCTCCCTCCGTTTTGCGGGAGggcgagaagaaaaaggagaaagccGAGCCGAACCACCGAGTCGAACCACCCCGCGGTTACCTCGAGATTTAAATCGTTTGCACGCGAAATCGACTTACACGGGAATATAATTCCTACGGCAAAATCCAGTTCCCACGGGATATTTTCTAGTTGTACGCGATGCTCGAACCGAATACGATCGCAAACGTTCGACTCGCGATAAACACGCGATGCACGTCCCCGATAAACTGAAAACTTTGATCCGGAAAATCTACTTGCCACGATAAACCGtaaagggaagagaaaaagtTGACAAAGTTTTCGTTCCGCTGAAAGATATGGAAAATGTACGTGTATAACGAAGGAGATTGAAAGAGATAGCTCGCACGTCTTTCAAATACATCTCCTTAACGCGGTTCACCTTCCATTCGTTAAATCAGATACCGCGAGAAACGATTTCACGGCCGTGGCgcgtgaaaaagaaacggaggaCACGAGAGGCACGATTTCCTTGAATCGTCGAAACCAGATTAGGATTCAGCGTACGTGAGACGAAAGCCCGAACGGAAACGGGCTTTCATTAATCCGATTCTTTTCTATCAACCGTACAACGCGTGCCACCTTTCGCCAGGATCGCTTTATCCAATCAAAAagtccctctctctctctctctctctctttattaGCTCTCTTCTTAACGTTTGAATTTTTCCGTATTCACGTTGCAAAGGGTAGAAACGTTTCGCAGAAACTTGACGTCGATACGAGCGCGAAGAACGATGCTGCGACtatcgaaaaatttgaatcgCAACTTCGCAAGTTGAGCGAAGATTCGTACGCGCAACAGTTGTAGAAACGAGAACGACGATTAACGTAAAACGCGTAAAGCTCGCGGTGAAATTGGCAATCGATAGGATCGCGACGTTACGCAAATCCGTCGAGTCGAACGCGATCCGATACCTTCGACGTCGATATTTTTCCTCGCCCCTTCGGAATATGCTAATGCGTCGCTCTTAAACCCTTCCGCGGTTCGAGTTCTCGCGCTATCTACGGATGCAGCCCACGGAGGATAAGAGGAAAGAATACGACGCCGCATAATGAAACATCAGAGGGACGTAAAGGAGTAGAGGGGAAATTCGAAGCGCGGATTGTGCtaattaagaagaaagaaaaagaaaaacggttCGGTACGGTATCGGACAGCTATcgacgatttttcattttcattcgataaCTCTGCCTTGCTACTAgacttaataaaataacttgttTTATCGGTTTGTCGTCGGAACGTTAACATACGATGGATATTACTTTCCCGTCGCTAAAATTCGATAGCCGTATCGGTCACttaaaatcgatcgtttctcaACGATCTTTTAAATCGTGTATTTCTCATAGAAGTCGTTACACTCTTTTTACCGTAATGTAGCTTGGCTCGTGAACTCGTTCGCTATCGGTCGGTAATTTTTACCCGTAACGATCCGTTTTCTCTCGCGgctcgtttcattttttcttagCGAGGTCAGAGAGAAATCTGTCGGCCGAGCGCGCGTAGTCCCGTTCGCATTTGCATCGACGAGGATTACGATTTTCTCGAATCGGTCGTTCGTTACGCACAATGACGCGTATTTCGACGAGTGTTCGACCCTGTCCGAGGCAAATTTATCCTCGTTAGATCCGAACCGCGGGACAATCCATCACCCGCGGATAAAAAACGCGCATTCCTATGACATCCAAATTACCGTACGATCAATCACGATAAGCGAACGAACGGCGTTTCTACTGTctacgaaaggaaaaaagaggaagaaaaatatcatagGGACCGTTTCTCTCGGCTCGAAACTCGAGAAGTCCGTGAGGAAAACCCTCTGACCTTCCGCGGTGCGTACGCGAGCCCGACCTGGCGCCGGCGCTTACGAGGTGTTAAACCAACGTTATCCTCCGATCCTCTCGCTGTttataatcgaaatatttctcgacGAAAGAAGACCGTAAAGCAACTGATTACTCGTGAAGAGCAACGGCGATCTCTTAGAAACGCGCGTTCCCAAAAACCAACGAACCGACGACTTTGACGTTAGCTTGGACGAAATTCCGTTAAAACTCTGGCACGATCCTGCGAGCCAAGATAAATTCATCCATCGAAATCCTCGAAACGTTTCTCCTAGATATCCTCCGTACGCGAAATTCTACGACAAACGAAACAAATCCTCGCTGTTAAGCTTCGCGCGTTCTTCCTTCCGATTAAActtcgaaattaaaacaatcgaCCAGCCCGAAAACGACTCCGTGAacgtttcgaaaataattcgaagtTTCGGCAGAAATTTCCTCTGATTTCCCATGAAAGCGACCGATACGAATAAAACGCGTATATTAGATAGACGTTGTAAAACTGAAACCGATCTACTTACCTATGTTACAGGCTTGGGTGACGGGCAGGGGTGCGCAGCAGGGCCCGCTGAGGGTCGCGACCCTTATCCGGGGGGTACCAACCCCCCCGGGGCCCCCTCCCCCGCCCCCGGCACCCCCGTAGCCCTCCACCTCCCCAGCCGCGACTGCGGCCACCCCTGTCCCCACTCCCTTGCCGGGCCCGGGACCACCACCAGGCCCACCTTCCACGGGCCCGTATCGGCCGAACGGTCCCGAGGGCCCCAGTGCACCCACTTTTACTGCGGTGTTATCCCAACGGCCGTTAAATCGCACTTCTCACACTTCCCCCCTTGGCTGCCAGTTTTTTTCCCAGCACACACTCgatattttgacaaatttcgCTCCTCTTTTCCTCCCGAGTTCTGTTCCTGTGTTTCCCAGTTTTCAATCGCGTCCGCGTTATCTTACGTTTATCCGCGTCTAACGTAAAGCCACGTTTCTCGTTAATCACTTGGTCGGGTTACAGATGattcgtcgtcgttgtcgtcttGTCTCCTCCGTACTGTTGGAACTCGTACGTTGGCTTGACTTTTATCTCGAGGCTGAAACGTTTGGACGTTTCagtctctctttttcttttttcttttttttttttttttttcttttgtcttaATAAGAATTGGACGAGGGATCGCTCGGTTAGGAGAGCTTTCGATCCTCGATTTTCCAACGGTTTCAACGTCCGTGTGTCTCCTCAGCTGATCAGCCGGTACCGCCGGCACATCGTGATGAAGCCTGTGTCGCGTTAAGATCGTCTTCTCCCTTCGGATCTAGACACTCCGCGATGGATCATGGCGCCGATGAGACCGGTATCGCGACAGATCTCTCAGACGCGACGTGCGCGTCCGCGCGACGGGCCGCATCAAGAGCCGCTGTGCGCGTTTTACCTTCGCGCGATGATCCCGTTGCCTACTTTTCGCCGTGCAAGCAACCACGCGTCGCGCGCTGATTTTTGCCAACGTACTCTCCTTCGAGATCCGCACTCTTTCCGGttatttgtctttttctttcttttttttttttttttgttttttctttctttttatttaaatcgcgTTTCACGGATCGACGTAAACGATGACGTTTGAACGTAACTTGGATGGAGATGGTGGACCGAGGAAGATGCGTACGAGTGGAAGGAACGATTACCGGACAAACGGTTGCGCTTTGATCGACGACGCGAAACGTGAAACGCGACGATCCTCGAGCACGCTCGCCTCGAGTTCGCCAGCCAACTGGCTGCACCTGTGACAACCGCGAGGGCCCCCCTCTACTTGGACAAGACGTCGCGCGCCTAGCTGCAACGGGCTACGCCCATTGGACACGACCACGGCGCGGGACCTTTCGCGCTCCGTTCCGATTGGCTGGCTAGACCCCGCTCGGGCGTAGCCAACCCCGTGCGCCGTCAGACATGGCCGTGGAATGGCTGCGGATCTCTGGCGGCGGACGGGACGCTTCTGTCGTTGCTACTGCTTCTGCTGCTTCTGCCGCCGTGTTGTTGCTCGAAATAGCCTGCCGCCTGATTCTCCTCGTCTCTGACGCGCTATCGATCCCCCTTCGGCGTATACCGAACAGAAGAGTACCTCGCGAAATGCCACAGGTTTCAGAGAATCTTTACCACTCGAGCCCGCGAAATACGTATCCCTCTGCCCTCCCCCCTCCCCCGCTCCTACTCCCCCTCGATAGTCtacctttctctctctttacccttcttcctttctcctttaCTTCCTTCTCTCGGTTCTTCGCCTTTACCTGATCCTCCTCTCAGGCCACGGcatctttccttctttttttatttttcctgttAAACCGTCGCTTTCCTTCCCGCGGACGTTCCTCGGATCTTCTTTCCTGCTCGCTCCGTTATTCGCGCCGATAGCACACATACCTGTCCGTATGCATGTGTGTACGCGCCCTCTGTTCGACTCACGAGACATAACCTTATCGCGAAGCTCGTTTTGTGACGGAGGCGTGTACCGAGGCAATGCGTTGCTTTCTATCGATTAAGGACCTCTTCGAGCTATTGTTCGATGGTTTTAAAGGATCGATACCGGTGGACTTTTGCTTTTCTCTCGGTTACGTGTTATCTTCCGTCGATCTTGCACCAGAGAAATATGTTAGGCTCACTGGCCGATTGGCATTGTTTATAGCGTTCGGCTGCCACTCGAACAGAGTCCACGCGTGATTTTCGTCGTGTTTGATAGACGCTCCCGTTTGTTACAACGAAGAACGGTCCGAAGAATTTAGGTTTCACGGTTTATGCTTGTCTATATATTCGCTGATCGTGATAACAGATTTCAGTTGTACGTTTACATCGATGCGTTCTTAGATTTCATCCAACTTGAGACACTGTCAGCTGTCGGAAACGCGTGACATACGACAtacgagaaaaaaggaacgtaCTCGTCGCCCGCGTGCCGCCATAATTAGCCGTAAACAAGTGGCctctataaattatatcacgGTGGACTGGTTAACCTTATTACGAGGGTCGACCATAGACTACTGAAAAGCTGTCAAGATTATTATAGGGTCCCGTGAAAAATCGACCGACCCATGAATGTGTCAATTCGTAACCCAGCGCCTGTGTAAGTATAGTCCTCCGTCCTATTTTATCCTCCTTCCGCGGACAATTATATCCTTTCGACAAAGTCTGGTAAAATcgaatttcctttattttctttagtcTTGCATACCCATCTACTAAAcaattttcgatcgaaacgatacATCGAAGCTTCGAAATTGATTCAGTTAGAGcgaaacaattatttgaatCTACGTATATACCAATTACATAGGGGACAAATTGACGCATTCTATTGAGGTTAGTTGTTTGATAtctgaaaaattgattttaaaaaactAGCCATGTATTCTGATACTGAAATGAAGAAATCTTCAAAAAATGAAGTTGATCAACTCGTGGCTTTTGACTAATTCGTATGTTTTTGTACTCAGTTTTACAATTGTTCGTTTAGAAGGAAATGTTTCATCGCAAATAATTACACGAGCAAAGCTGTCAGCAATTCGAtgattttaacgatttaaaaaaatcttattaacacattttttttttattaatttaatttatttattaatttgcacAACGCACTGCCTCCTAATCGTATAATTTGTCCGATTACCAACCGTAGATCGTACTTTAACATCAGAATTAAAATGCTTCCGTTTTTGTGCATCCTGTTATTATCGTGCTGTAAATCTTACGACGAAGACACATATACGGAATTTCATAATCGCGAGAATCCCCGGGCGTTGGATCTTTTTGCACGTTTTATCCGCAACTCGACCAGCAGTAAATCGTATTGCGTCAACTTTTAAGAGGCAATAAAATGctataatacgtaataactgTATGAGAATTAATTGGCGAGAAATTGATGCCTCTTCCCAAATCAGGTTCTACTTAACCTCCAAGCATTTCGTCTACAAGGCGTTTTAGTAGATTGAATGGGAGGATAgttaatttcacgaaaatgagaaattcaCTGTAGTCCCTTATGCGCTCGTGCTTCGTACacggaaaaaggaaaacaaatgGAAAACATATAGAAGATATGATAATTAGTctgcagatatttatgcaaattcgtatagttaaaaaatggaatttaggTGGGCAATTGTTTAGTTTCCTtgatattataacgagtatcatatatttttatattttatatatttttgtatgttgTACGCAATCTGTGTATTTTGCACCTTCAAATTCCCCATAAATGCTTAAGAAACCACAGTCTAAtgataatcgaataaaaatgaatccCTTCCCGATTCGTACATCGTATTACGATGTGTATCGTACTTGAAATCGTAGATACGTAGTAAGAACAGAATGTTGTATCCGTATTTGGCGCGTAGTTCGTCTTGCAAAATCGCGAAGTCAGTTCCGCGAACAAAGAAATACGATTAGTTTTTCTTGTCGGTTGACGTAGTGATTGTACCTGtgacgaaaaaatatatgtcaCAGGTATGACAGGCTATTCGTTCCTATGCAATGTCGAGCCATTGTTCTGCGGCTAGCTCGTTTGACCCGACAAGACGATAAATGGGAAAATGAACGTGGCCTATGAGTTACGATTTTCCCCGTCTAcggtaattattattgatttttcaacgaatctcCATCGTTTATTTAACTCTCGCGATCAGACGAGAGAAAATTATGAACtgatgtttcaaataaaaatataaaaaatacgagGGCAatagaagaaggagaagaaacatttatgtaatatcttttaaaaacaGTAGTTCTTTTTCTCGacgagttttattttttcattatgaaacatattttccaTTGTGCAAGGTACAgttgtttcaaaataaacaatataatgtGATAATATGCGTTACTTGTTACGTTCGATTTAGACTTTTGAGCCTGATAAGCATGTTCAGTGCGTCTGACTATATATTGGACAATTCTACTTCGCGCGCTCTAGTTTGAAGTGATAGATACCGACATAAGTAACGTAAGTAAtatatgattaataaaaaaagttcgATGTATCAGcgtaatattagaaaattataatatttatatgctcatttattattcttgttGTAGATACTAGTAGAAAAAAACCATCTTTGATCAAACTGGCATACACAAAAGTGAAATGAGAGAAAAgcaaaaataacaataacgaattttattttttgtttttaacaaGGCATTCGGATTTGTTTTCGAATACATGTTCCGAGATACTGAGTAATGCAATACAAAATTCAACGtgtagtataataaaatagataactttcggtaatattatattagcaTTTTTATGCTAGAGTAATGTATAAGCGGAAAtgttttcgtttcattcggaAACCGAATAAATCTAAGATCTATTCTCGAACAGCTCTGaataatcatatattattaattaatggtCATTTTGGGTAGTATCCTATCCACCTTCTGTACGTCACGTTCATTGTTTCTTCTACTATATTATCTATAGGACGTATTATGAAAGGTATGGATGCTAAACCAATAATGGTTGGAATCCATTTGCTTTTTAAGAACACATTATTACTtctattttgtacaaattgaACAGCGGCGCAAACTCTGTTAATTGTCAAACCAGGCACGACTACAGATGCAAATGACTGCCACAATAAAGTGTCTGTCATGGAGAGTACAGTATTTTTTGTTGCTTTTGGAGTTACATTATCCTGAAacatacaatttatatttatagtagtCTTATTAATACGTAtagtttgtttaaataatatttttcttatgaaTTGCACACTTGATAAGCTTTAAAGCCATTGTTAATTGTGTCTGCAAGAACGTAGCCACTGGCTACAGCATAACTGAGCCATACAATTGAATTTGGAACTATAGATCTAAAAGCTTCTccaatttcatttgcatatcCTGAAAAGGGAATCAAAAATGTCATTCATAATGTTAATGagtgaaaataataagaaactgTTTAAAAAAGCGACTACAATAGTCTTTCATTACCCAAATATCTGATAGGTGTATCACGATATAGAtccacttctttttttatgtccatggtagaaattttgtttattaaattttcagattaCTAAACATAACCTAGTTTTATGCATCTGTAAAGTTActcgatataataaatgacGCTCATTGGCGTAGTatcgattttttcgaaaatataaattgcataaCTTACAAATAATTAGGCGCGCTTCTGTGAAATTACttgaagtaaataattattttcatacaattacAGACTACATGATAAAAGATTATTGTCTTCTAAAAAG comes from Bombus pyrosoma isolate SC7728 linkage group LG2, ASM1482585v1, whole genome shotgun sequence and encodes:
- the LOC122572840 gene encoding mitochondrial fission process protein 1; the encoded protein is MDIKKEVDLYRDTPIRYLGYANEIGEAFRSIVPNSIVWLSYAVASGYVLADTINNGFKAYQDNVTPKATKNTVLSMTDTLLWQSFASVVVPGLTINRVCAAVQFVQNRSNNVFLKSKWIPTIIGLASIPFIIRPIDNIVEETMNVTYRRWIGYYPK